A portion of the Aricia agestis chromosome 1, ilAriAges1.1, whole genome shotgun sequence genome contains these proteins:
- the LOC121730749 gene encoding uncharacterized protein LOC121730749, whose translation MFVPHVKRCCFCLPLRSGIILFAYVNIIFSVLSVACLVMTTELQKVSITNDASVEVVTSTVLFSILGMGVILNFLLLIAGYQKDICMLRLYIAYLMATMLAALVPIIILLSRKIFIEVTIALIALALQLYVIILVRSEVIKLEEEGTALDERPVDYQDQVEIQDCVTLL comes from the exons ATGTTTGTGCCCCATGTGAAACGGTGTTGTTTCTGCCTACCTCTACGTTCTGGAATAATTCTTTTCGCCTACGTCAATATT ATATTTTCGGTGTTGTCAGTGGCATGCCTGGTGATGACGACGGAACTGCAGAAGGTGTCGATCACCAACGACGCCTCCGTCGAGGTGGTCACCTCCACGGTTCTGTTCAGCATCCTCGGCATGGGAGTCATACTTAACTTCTTACTCCTTATTGCTGGGTATCAG AAGGACATTTGTATGCTGCGCCTGTACATTGCGTATTTGATGGCGACAATGCTGGCGGCATTAGTGCCGATAATAATATTGCTGTCGCGGAAGATTTTTATCGAAGTCACTATCGCCTTGATCGCTTTAG CATTACAGTTGTACGTAATCATCCTGGTGAGGAGTGAGGTGATCAAGTTGGAGGAGGAGGGGACTGCCCTGGACGAGAGACCAGTGGACTACCAGGACCAAGTGGAGATACAAGACTGTGTTACGCTGTTGTAA
- the LOC121733132 gene encoding THAP domain-containing protein 2-like: MSCVLRGCKSVWYPNCGVKFHGFPSDPDLRQAWLSKIPLKSNYYKSARICSLHFRSELEDYDVNRPDRLLKSAIPKICGCCETLECLNIPSSSQETPCAKASAMPILEKYLDENEPPKKKQIVEVQEAIVLPVCSLFKNNRNILKPMLKRFEIR; the protein is encoded by the exons atgaGTTGTGTACTTCGAGGTTGTAAAAGTGTATGGTATCCAAATTGTGGTGTGAAATTTCACGG GTTCCCTAGTGACCCTGACCTGAGGCAAGCTTGGTTATCTAAAATACcattaaaatcaaattattataaatctgccaGAATTTGTAGCCTACACTTTCGATCTGAACTTGAAGACTATGATGTCAATAGACCTGACCGCTTATTGAAATCTGCTATACCAAAGATTTGTGGGTGTTGCGAAACATTG GAATGTCTTAATATTCCTTCAAGCTCACAAGAAACTCCTTGCGCTAAAGCGTCAGCAATGCCGATACTTGAAAAATAT CTCGATGAAAATGAACCAcctaaaaagaaacaaattgtGGAAGTGCAAGAAGCTATCGTTTTACCTGTTTgctcattatttaaaaataatagaaatatattaaaaccaATGTTAAAAAGGTTTGAAATCAGATGA
- the LOC121726906 gene encoding protein l(2)37Cc, giving the protein MAAQLFNRIGQLGLGVAVVGGVVNSALYNVDGGNRAVIFDRFAGVKNLVVGEGTHFFIPWVQKPIIFDIRSRPRNVPTVTGSKDLQNVNITLRILFRPIPDQLPRIYTILGVDYDERVLPSITSEVLKAVVAQFDAGELITQREVVSQKVSENLTERAAQFGLILDDISITHLTFGKEFTQAVELKQVAQQDAEKARFLVEKAEQQKKAAIITAEGDAQAAILLAKSFGTAGEGLVELRRIEAAEDIAYQLAKSRNVTYLPQGQNVLLNLPTQN; this is encoded by the exons ATGGCCGCACAATTATTTAATCGCATTGGGCAACTCGGCTTAGGAGTAGCAGTTGTAGGTGGAGTTGTTAACTCGGCTCTTTACAATG TTGATGGTGGCAACAGAGCAGTAATCTTTGATAGATTTGCGGGAGTAAAAAATCTGGTGGTTGGTGAAGGTACTCACTTCTTCATTCCGTGGGTGCAGAAACCCATCATCTTTGACATTAGATCGAGACCTAGGAATGTGCCAACAGTCACAGGAAGTAAAG ATCTACAGAATGTAAACATCACCCTCCGTATCCTGTTCAGACCTATCCCTGACCAGCTACCTAGGATCTACACAATTCTGGGAGTAGACTATGATGAGAGAGTGCTGCCCTCGATCACATCTGAAGTTCTAAAGGCAGTTGTCGCACAGTTTGACGCTGGAGAACTTATCACACAGAGAGAG GTAGTGTCACAAAAAGTGAGTGAGAACCTTACCGAGAGAGCTGCCCAATTTGGACTTATCCTTGACGACATCTCCATCACACATTTAACCTTTGGCAAGGAATTCACGCAGGCCGTAGAATTGAAGCAAGTCGCTCAACAGGATGCGGAGAAAGCCAGATTCCTAGTGGAGAAAGCTGAGCAACAAAAGAAGGCTGCCATCATCACTGCAGAGGGAGACGCCCAAGCAGCTATCTTACTAGCCAAATCTTTTGGTACCGCTGGCGAGGGCCTCGTAGAGTTGAGAAGAATTGAGGCTGCCGAGGATATTGCATACCAACTAGCCAAGTCACGCAATGTAACCTACCTGCCACAAGGCCAGAATGTCCTACTAAACTTACCCACACAGAACTAA